A stretch of DNA from Actinomycetota bacterium:
AAGCGGTCGTACAGCTACACGGTCCGCCGTGTGGACTTCCCGTGGCCGACGTGCATCATCATCGACAAGTCCGAGTACCGGCTCTACTGGGTCAAGGACGGCGCGCTGGTGAAGGTCTACCCGATCGCGCACGGCAAGCCGGGCACTCCGACCCCGGTGCGGAACTGGAAGATCCTCGCGAAGTACGTGACCTCACCGGGCAGCGTGTACGGCCCGCGCAAGATGCGCCTGTTCAAGCAGACGTCGAGCGGCTACGTCTACACCGCGTACGGCATCCACGGGACGAACCAGCCGTGGGTCATCGGGACGATGGCGTCGCACGGCTGCATCCGGATGTACAACAAGGACGTGCTCGAGCTGTGGCCGCAGGTCCCGCTCGGCACGATGGTGCAGACCCGGCAGTAGCGCCGGCGCAGGGAGGCCGCGCGCCCCCCGGACCTCCCGCGCATCCCGTCCGCTTGCGCGCGGGCGGGTCGTATTGCGCGCCCATGCACGGTCGTGTAAGGTTTACCCCCAGATTGACCGTTGGTCGGCTCGAGTAACCCTAAAGGTAAGGTCGAGCCTATACTCCCGGACTCGTCAGGAGGGTCCCGATGCACGATGCGGATTCAGTCTACCTCGCCCTGATCAAGGTCGTGGGGATCGGCGGATGCGGCACCAACGCCGTCAACCACATGGTCGAGGTCGGCCTTCGCGGCGTCGAGTTCGTCGTGGTCAACACGGACAAGCAGTCGCTGCTGATGAGCGAGGCCGACACACAGGTCCACATCGGCCGCGATCTCACCCGCGGCCTGGGCGCCGGGTCGGACCCGGACGTGGGCCGCGAGGCCGCCGAGGAGAGCCGCGAGGAGATCAAGCAGGCGCTCGTCGGCGGCGACATGGTGTTCATCACGTGCGGCGAGGGCGGCGGCACGGGCACCGGCGCGGCACCCCTCGTGGCCGAGATCGCCAAGAAGGAGATCGGCGCGCTCACGGTCGCGGTCGTGACGCGGCCGTTCGGCTTCGAAGGCCGCAAGCGCGCGCAGATCGCCGAGGAGGGCATCCGCCGCCTGCGCGAACACGTGGACGCGCTCATCGTCGTGCCGAACGACC
This window harbors:
- a CDS encoding L,D-transpeptidase — protein: MTNGQKGWFGVQTLSAGASTIVLEAANPVTKRSYSYTVRRVDFPWPTCIIIDKSEYRLYWVKDGALVKVYPIAHGKPGTPTPVRNWKILAKYVTSPGSVYGPRKMRLFKQTSSGYVYTAYGIHGTNQPWVIGTMASHGCIRMYNKDVLELWPQVPLGTMVQTRQ